Below is a window of Paramisgurnus dabryanus chromosome 20, PD_genome_1.1, whole genome shotgun sequence DNA.
AATGAAATAATTTGAGCGAAAAAGGTCAtcactaaaaaaagaaaagagatttttctATTTGAGTTGTACTATGAGCCATCTATCATGACAAGTCTGACAATAGGGACTTTATTCAAACTTTAAAACAATATTACAAGCAAAAATCAAACTTGCTACAGTCCTTGCAAGACATTATACCTTTCAAACATACATACTAGGCTGCAATCACACGTTTAAGACAACCAAGCAAGgaaaactgacatgtgaaatttaaaaatagtttttctaAATGTCACTTTGATGGTCCAGTTTGGCAAGTACCAACAGCACTGACTGTCAAGTGTGGTAAAAGATATTTCCACATAGCTTTGCTTTGAATGCAAGTAAATCATAGGAGACCCAGAGCCTGATGCTTCTCTATTTGGCTGTAATTACTGCTGGATCATGCCTACTTTCAACCAACCTATTCTACAGACAGTACTGTCCATACTTAACTGAAGTAAACAAAACACATTGAGAAAACAACAATTCCACACCAAAATACAAAATCCACACAAAGGAAATAAATCTAAAAGCAATTACATGGAGTATTTTCAAGCAACGCACACATTAAAGCCTTCTGCACACTGAAAGCGTCAGTTTGCATGCATGTTATTGATGGTTAACACTAAAATGGAGAACCATAAATATGAAGCAGACCACCAGGATAACctcaaaaaaaatgcaaatgggATGATGAACCGCCAATGCTGAAGGACAAATTTAAGGACCGACTGAGCTCCAAGGCAATAATATATTTAAGATAAAATAACTTTGAATTCTATAAAAATGCTACCATCAAGATCTTTATTTTGCCCCACAGTCTATAAGCATAAAGCATCTTTGCACATAGCTCATGTTTTAGTTTTTAAGCCCTTGTGCCACTGCTTCACACACAATTACCTCCGTGTAAACTGTCTCATGTACTGATGCTTTCAGTGTGTAAAGTGCTTCGGCATTGGTGCGGTATGTATGTATAGTGTCTAAACAGGTTGATTATTATTGTGTGCGGTTCTGGAGTTATCCTGAATTGCTCTTGGCTGATAAGTAAATAAAGTTGTTCATGTCAAACAGCCGAGCAGAAATAAGAAAGTCCAACTTCAGCTCCATTTGTGTTTTAAAATCAGAGCAAGCTCCTCCATACACACCGTCAAAGCAGCTGAATCCAGATTAGGAGCTCACCAATACATAAATCATCCTGTGATAGAAACAACAGAGAAAGGATTTCAACAAACATTTTATAGCAAGAAAAAATTGACCAATGCTTAAAAACTCTGTACGTACCCATAAAGATAGTAGAAGAATGAGAGGAGGTAAAACGCAAGTTTGCACCAACCCTCCTTCTGACAGTATGCCAAAATATCTGCATTCATTATAGTTGTGGGATCATACAATCCAGGTCCACTCATCACAGGACGGCTCGTATACCTGCACACAAATCCAAACACTTCCTAATGAACTTTGATCAAGAACATAAAGCTGAATAATCACTCATTAACCTTTAAAACTAAATCACTAAATCACCAAAAACAGACTCTTGATCTTTGCTCAAATTAcattgcatatgtccatcgtttttcagacaaacacattttcggatattttagaaaatgttttagatctttcagttgattaaatttaaaacgtaaaaaaaaattattaacgaaaataaataccttccggtagcgccgccatcttagactcctctgtattagcgtagtgtacgcacttttcttagtgacgtatgacaaaatTTGGAgggggcgggggcacagagcagcagcagagtagcctccgtaggctgcataagctctcatcctgaatgcggacgcgactaagatggcggcgctaccggaaggtagttatttacgttgacaaagttttaaatatggatatttctacaacaacaccgcgcggattaccctcagaagacctttgtttatcatcctggagccgtttggatttattttgtgaagaatggacgcactttttttggacttaaaggtcgtggaccccgtaacattacatttaatcaactgaaagatctataacattttctaaaatatccgaaaatgtgtttgtttgaaaaacgatggacacatgcaactcagacagcttgggggtgagtaaatcatggttaatatcatttttggtcaaactatccctttaattaaagggacattccactttttttgaaaatatgcttattttctagctcccctagGGTTAAATTTGATTCTTacttttggaatccatttatctgatctctgggtctgtcagtaccacttttagcatagcttagcacaatccattaaatctgattagaccattagcattgcacctaaaaataaccaaagtttcaatatttttcctatatcaaaactctttgggttttttttttgtgcgatgctaatggtctaatcagattcaatggattatgcttaactatgctaaaagtggtagcgccagacccggagatcagctgaatggattccaaaacggtaaaaatcgaatgtttaactctagaggagctggaaaatgagcatattttcaaaaaaagtggaatgtccctttaattaattatagccaatgattttatccaaagcgacttacagtgcattcacaGCAAACATCAATTTtgattcaaatttttttatatgaaaaatgtcaCACTATGGAAGTCGATGGTGCCCCAGATTTGCTATGTCATAATGACAggattaaatatatcaaggttatgtaGTCACAgaatgttgtttacattatgcaGGTCgactttatgtagaaaacagttaaatcacatttattggaaatatttgaaatatttctgaCCACTGGCATTTATCTGTGATTGGTTTAGGGATCAAGACCTCACCCACCTCCAAACGTGATAGGCCAACAGGGGCATGTTGAGTCCAAGCGTCAGCCATTCTGCAGCGCACAGGAACATCACACAGAAGAACACATGGATGAGGTACTCCGGCAATACGAGCTGAGGAAACCAAACAATAAACGGTCAGAAGACAACGCGCAAACACAGATTCACCTGCACCTAAATCCAGGCCCCATGTCTAGCTGACAAATAGTGCCTCATTCCTTTAGAAATATTACATACTGATCATTGCTGCattcaatttaaaaacaatgagaacattaatattaataagaCATTATTAAGCATTAATGCAATTTAAGAAAATCTATTTAAATTTTGATCATTGTTAAGATTACTGTAACATTACAAAGTATTGTAAAGATTGTTAAGTAAAAGAAATGCCCATGTTGTCTGTGAGCTCAGGCCTTAGACATCAAGGTGGTCTCTTTTAAACAATTATCTCTCTTTACACTACTGGGCCTTTTAAATTAAACAGCTTAGTggtagtttaaaaaaagtttatacaATCACACATCTGGTCATGTGCAAAAAACTGTTTAACACACCCACTCCTGGATCAACAGACAAAGGTATAGGAACGAGGTGGGATCATGTTATTACAGATTAAAGCGGCAGGCAGAGTAAGAATAGCAGCCATGCTGAGGGAGGGAGCGGCTGCGAGGACCCCAGGCTCCCCCTGTCATGCCTGATCATAACTGGCAAATGTAGCCATGCAAACAGAGAGCAGGTGATAAGAAATGGTTGTAGTTTGAGTGGTGGAGATTCTGCTTTTTGtccaacacaaacacaaaaataaaaaatatttaaaaaaatgttttaactaaagTGTGATTATGAAGAAAATAAATAAGAGAAATGGGCTTAAATCTGTGAAATtaagcatttttttcttaaatgagcTGTATTTAGACACACCCAGAAAGGTAGCAAGTATTAAAGGATAATTAAGTATTACTCGTGTCCAGTACTGCATAATCCAGTATCGGTTTTCTCACTCCAGCTGTCTTAACCCTTCATTAACCTCATCGTACAAGTGTCCTTATGAAACAATGACAGCTTTTCTCTAGATGTATTATCAGTGCAAGTCTTTCACAGCAATGCCTAATAAAATACCCTAAAAGAAACAGCAATGAGTTAGTCGCGCTGGGTAAAGACCAAACGGAGAGGGAGACAAAACGACACATGCATGTTCTGAGCATTTGCAAGTCTTTTCAGTTAACACGTTTTCCTGTCTTGcgcacacatatacacctgTCTTCCCCCACAGACCAATAAAAACCAGCCAAAATGAGTAAGATATTAACCATCACAATAGTGTTTAACAGCTGTAAAGAAAGCAAAAATGTTATGGTTATGTTCTGAATAGTATCAAATCAACTTACAACTCTTATGATCGCTGTACTACATACTATATAAACTAAGCTTATACGGTGTAGTATTAGTCCACATTTACACTGCATGTTTGAAGTAACTCAATTCAGATGTGGCACAGATTGAATATGACCCTTGGACTTTGTAAGTAGGAAAAAACGCATAGATCTTGATATTCTCAGATCAGTTTCAGGTCCCATtcatatgtggaaataaatcgGATATGTTTCGGATACATGCACTTGCACTGCATGCAATGTAAAAAGACAGATCGGATGCAGCATTCCCATGTCAACACGTGCGGCATGTCATTATAAAAGGAACTCGGGTGGACACCACCAACCATTAAACTCATTTAAACAGTGCAAATGAGTGGAGTAATGCTGAAGTTTTGTGCCTTGTTGCAAAAATAAAGCTGATAATCTTGTATTTGAACATTGTAGAAACATTTTGTATGTGTCCATTGCATTTTGCAATGTTTTACTTCCTCTTAAGCGGTTTCAGGTTGAATTGTTTTGCAGAGTGTTATGTGTAAATGCAGGTATCGAATACAACTCGCTTTTAATAGATTTCGTAAGCGGGTATGAAACAGATCGGAATTGGGCATCAAGATCTGCAGTGTAAATCCAGTCTTTGTAAGCTGGCACTCAATTCCTAACCTGTCCCATTCTGTGAGAAATAGACTCTCTCAGACATCAGGCTCTTTGTTCTTGTTGTATTCAGCGTAATGCCTGTAATTCATTTTCCCTAGATGGCTAATATAACCATGTGTTAGTTAACTGAAAAGACATTTGTAAACACTCCACTCGTGCACACAGAGACTGTTGCTGATCTTAAGCTGAATTCTGGTACCAACCTTCAGTGCAAGCCTGACCCTTTTAAATTTTTTCaccctgtcaaatgtctttgaGCCAATCAGagaaaaagtaaataaaaacacaaaatgcaaaTCAGAAAATCGAACGAAAGTGTTAGTGTTGGAAAGCAACATTCACTGCAGATGATTATATAGATTAGCAGAACAGTGTTGTGATTGAGGAGAAAAAAACAGGAGTCTGCATGCAGTCACCAGTCAACTCGCTCATATACTCTCACTTACCGGGTTCAATGTGTTACACTGGTCTATAGGATTCTTATAATCCGTCTTCAGCTCATCAAATGCGATTATCtgaaaaatacatacataacaCAAAAGGTAAACATACCACACTTACAAGTTCAACATTATCATGTCAGCAGTAGTACTGTACTTGACTTGACTGTATTTGGCATTGAGTCAAAGTGATTTTGGTTCTGCATTTAATGTACTTTTTTCTGAAACAGGTCAATGGCATAGTAAAGCAGCCTAAACTGAACACTATAGACGTTAGTTTGTCATATCACTTAACACAAAATTGACCATACATAAGAGCTCTGTGCATCAAGGGCCCAAAGGACGAGAACCAAACTTACTCACGCCCAAAAGACATTACCGTTTTTCATAGACTTcacagttttatttatttattagacCTTTACTTGTATCGTTTTAAACAGCACTATCAATACCTGCATCTGTAAACATAAAAAAGCCGAACGCCACGCGCCCAATCAGCATACAGCATCTAACGTTATAGCAAGAACAACATCTAATTACACACTAACAGATAcgacacacatatacatataaacTGCATTTAACATTGTTAACTTTATAGTAGGTGTTTAAATGCACAGATCTGCCTTAATTGTTCAAATAGCGGTGATGATAATAATGGGTGTCACCAGCTCGCTCGCGCTCTTGCCATTCATTTGCCTCCGTCTCTCGCTCCGcggttttcttttttttaactgaTGTCACCGCAAGCGTGTTAATAAGCCGGCTGCCTTATTTCAGATTCATATTCATGTCACTTACGTGCCAAATAGCGAAGAAAATAAGGGCCGCCGTCAGCAGTAGCGCCAGCATATAACAAAAGGCCGCGAATGTGAACGCCATTTTTCGCTCATGTGGAATTATCCAGAGTGACCGACGAATGTGACGTAAAGACAGCGGCGCGTCACGtgattcttcttcttctttggtgttttacggcagctGGCATTCAGTTTCATTACTGCCATCTTCTGTTCATATTTGTCCTCTCTTATCCAGTCCAGTTTCTTTTAGATAGTAAAAAATAGTTTGTACCAtgtttacatttcattttatttgttttatactCATATAGCTCATGTGATTCTAAAGAGTCACGTGGATATTTAAAGAACGCATTCGAGGAAGTGCAGTCAGAGCGATTCGAATGCTGTGCAGGTGGAGTTTGGTACTGAGGGGTTTCTTTATCTTTCCTTTTTCACAACTTTTAAGAAGTCTCTGTTGCAATGTATTGATGATTACACATGAACATATTTCAGGTTATGTTTGTTTAGCAAATATATACATTCTGAATACTTCCTAATATTTTTCGTTTGATATTAATTTCCAAAGtaattatattaatttattgtaaaacattttctttgCCTCAATCTTTTTATGTCACtgtagtatttaaaataaatcttctgggatcgttgccggaaagaggacatttcaccaaagcccttttcacacagatattCCGTAAGATACCCGGGACAGGCATCCTGGAATTTTCCGGGACCGTTTGTGTATGGCCCTCTTAGAGCAATCCAAAGAATCTCTGTTGAGCTCTGGGCTCTCAATTGGCCACTCCAAAGggcgattttgtttttctgaagcCATTCTGTTGCGGACTTACTCAGGTGTTTTGGGTGTTGTCCTGTTGCTTCACCCACCTTCTATACAGTTTCAGCTGACGCGTAGACATTCTCACATTATCCGAAAGAATTGTCTGCTATACTTGGGAATTCATTCACCTTTCCTTCAGTAATTGCAAGCTGGCCAAGCCCTGATGCAGCGAAGCAGGCCCAAATTATGATGATTCCTCCATACTTCACAGTTGGGATGATTTTTCATGATGATATGCTGTGCCCTTTCTACACCAGATGTAGCGCTGTGTTTTATCCAAATAGTTCAATCTAAgtttcatcagtccacaaaacattttgccaGTACCGCTGTGGAGTGTCAATGTGCCGTTTTGCAAATTTCAGGCGTTCAGGAATGTTCTCAGTGTCTTACTTCGTGGTGTCCTGCCGTGGATACCCTGCTTGTTTAGTGTTTTACGTATTGTAGACTCGTGAACAGATGTCTGCGAGTTCTTATGATGCCTTCAAATCTTTGGCTGTCATTCGGAGTTGTTTCTTTACCTCATTTTGTTGTGctcttggtgtcattttgacTGGGCGCCCACTTCTTGGTAGAGTAGCAACAGTCCCAAAGCGGGTTTTTATCAGTCAAAGTAGCTGTAGTCCACACCTCCAAACgtattattttaacaaaactcCAGGTGTGCTAAAACCTGACTCCAAATAGCTTTTTTGAGGTCATTAACTCACATACTTTTTCCACAAACACTGAGTTTTTTTGCTTGTACttaataaagacatgaaagatcagaatttttgtgttattatatttagacacattatgtttgtcaatacccTTGACTTAGTTGAAGATCAGATAACATTTTACAgcaaatttattcagaaaactatAAAATTCCAAAAGGGTCGCATATTTTTTCTTGCCACTTTATGTTTGTAAaatactacttaaatgtcctcaTATAACTAAGGCCTTTATACCCTGTACGGGAAACTGCCTCATAGTGTTTAGTTTTACATTCGGTTGAAAGTCAACATTTTCTAAAGGTTGATCAAATTACAAATAAGGTATAAATGTCAATCAACAACACTCCAGTCAAGCACATacatttaaggaaaacatttctATTTAATTATTCAAAACAGCAGACAAATGTATGTAATTGAGACACATATCCAAAAGTTAACAACTGGCTTAAAGAGAGAACTATAGTGTTATAAATGATCAGGAAAAGCATTAAGTTcagtcattaaaaaaataagaacagcTTGTAGTGAATAAAACTCAAGTTAAACACATACACAGTTCACTATTGTATGGGCTATATCATGTGACCTCCACATCATATAAACCACCAAAGTCAACATTCAGTTTAGAAGGAAACGGCACTGATTATAGGTTTTGGGCACAGATGTACAGAAACAAAGCACAAGTGATCCTGACCCACTTTAAAGCTCACAGACTCTAAAAGATGTAAGATCTGCAGAGGTATTACTTCTCAATCACTTTCTCcaaatgttcatattttctCTGTGAAgatgtaaacatttatgcaATTTTCCAGTGTTTACATTTTTCCAATAGAAAGACTGTTTTTGTATAAATACCGAAACAGTGATGCAATGCAAAAACTCTAGAATAGTGAAACTGACTTTGTTCCAGCATGAGAAATGTGTCATCTTCATCACAGGGCTGTCCCAGATTTACACCACAACACATCCCTGTTGCTGTACACctaaacatgcattttcaatAAAGTGGCATTGTTGAGTTTTCTGATCTGTGCTTGAGGACTTAAGGGTCACCAACATATTCTTTCTCAAAaacaattcatttaaaaacttgCACCGCACAAGGAGAGACATTCTAGTACTTTAGTGATGATTTGTCTCTATAGATTTTAAAAGGCAAAACAATTATTAATGACACTTAAGACAACAGACCAAATACAGTCAGTGATCAAACCCTCTCTCCCAAAACTATCAACATACAAGGCCCCTCACCTCCCACCACTCAATgcatataaaaatgaaaacacttCAAATTACAGGAACAACACTAAATTACTAAGGAAGAAACATTTGGCCCTtcttatatttatacatatatatttgaaTGTTCAAATCCATTGCTGTGTCATTATAAAATATAGCCGGACATCAGattgcttaaaaataaaggaaTGTCACCCAACTATGACGGCAGTAGGAACTGGCCACCTGTGCACAGCAGTACATATTTGACTGCTCAGGGAGAGGAGTGGATAGTTCCAAAAAACTATGTCCAATAGTCAGTTTAAAAATTTGTAATAATCTTTTCTTTTACACCTTGAATTTTTTGTCATCTTAATAATGGTCATCCTAATTATTACAGACGGGTTTAGAATTTGGGCAGAAGCATtcaaacatacacaaacagacagTATCAGATGGACTATGGTATCTCTCCTGTTGGAGGTGATGGTCTCGTTTAGGTCACTCTAAACATCTAAGCTCATTCAGCACCTTCTTAACGGAAGAAGCCTAGTTTCTCTCGAAGCCATTCCTCGGTCAGATCCTCCGTGTTTCTGATCTCAAACACCTGAAAGAATAGAAAAGCGATAAaagattacttttaaaaaatgacagaaaaatTCAACTGTTACCCACTTGGTTACCCTAGGTTGCTATTTTGAACCGCTCGaccaaatgaagagtttggttccaaatcGCAATAAATCctttttgactaatttgggtaaaaacgtgttttctataccaaaaaagtgacaagatgaaaaccactattttctgttataaACTTTTACATAGAATAttaaggttataataacataaaaaatccAAACCCAtgtttcttttttaaagatttattataaaaactgattatttttttccacaaaaagttttttttcaaaatgctataaatctactgaatcaatatataaatgtgcattcgtCTTAGCagtgttatattcatttagttgactagtggtatacactgataaaaaacattaatcaaaacacttactttgtcatattaagaacactgtcattgctgctgttatacttgggacgtcgtcgctaaGCTTTTTTGACAACGATCAGCTTtggttttggtcctgctcgattttcgttgacttcgagtaaaataatggagagtttttataagatcccctggggtcaatgtgttagcatgacagaagcttgatgctgccggcatttttccttcgctcgagcgcctctcacgtaaattattcgattttgatggcttacatatgttccccgccacagaaaaccaccacaagtttatcaatgccattaaaatgactatttcgtttttgtttgtttgttgatcacgaaatacaaagtagatgaggaaaactaggattctgtgtgtattcaaagcgccgctattattgtttacaatgtgtggaatggtgcgctgtgattggttaagcggatttattgcattctgcaaagAAGGAACACTGGCGTTTGTGGTGATTTggaaaaaagatgacagaataaaaaagatgacagaataacatggcggatatcggattttgcgtaaaatgaagaatttactttttaatactgaccagatacaatgcTGATTTGGGCGTTaac
It encodes the following:
- the cnih1 gene encoding protein cornichon homolog 1, which encodes MAFTFAAFCYMLALLLTAALIFFAIWHIIAFDELKTDYKNPIDQCNTLNPLVLPEYLIHVFFCVMFLCAAEWLTLGLNMPLLAYHVWRYTSRPVMSGPGLYDPTTIMNADILAYCQKEGWCKLAFYLLSFFYYLYGMIYVLVSS